Below is a window of Cytobacillus firmus DNA.
ACTCTCCCGAATTTATCTTTATGGACAATATGTTTTCTTTCAAATTGGGTGGGATTATCAATTCCTGCCGCTGCCGCCAGATTGTATAACCCTTCTCTGAGCGAAATGACATAGTTGCATACCCGGTAATGCTTTTCCTCAACAATTAATCCATCCTGAAGCTTTTTGTCGGTTGTCGCCACCCCTGCCGGGCAGTGATTGGTATGGCAGACACCGGCCATAATGCAGCCGACGCTGATCATAAAACCGCGGGCAATATTGACCAGATCCGCTCCCATTGCAAGAGCTATGGCAATTTTATCAGGAGTGATTAATTTACCGGAAGCGATAATTTTCACACGGTCCCGTACCCCATACTCCCTCAGCATTTCATCGACAACTGTCAGGGCTGATTGGATAGGGAGCCCCACACTGTCCGCAAGCTCCTGATAAGTCGCCCCTGTTCCGCCTTCACCGCCATCCACTGTGATGAAATCCGGGCCTTTGCCGCTCTCCTTCATATAGGAAATCATGTTTTCAAGAGCATCCAGGTCACCTACCACAATTTTCATGCCGACAGGCTTTCCGCCAACACTTCTGAGCTCCTCTATAAAATCGAACATGGAAGGGACATTATCAAATTCATAGAAACGGTTTGGACTGTTAATAGTTTTGCCGACTTCGACAAGCCGGATACTGGCGATTTCTTCGGTTACTTTTTCGCCTTCCACATGGCCGCCGCGGGTTTTCGCACCCTGTGCAAGCTTTAGTTCAAAGGCCTTGACCTCAGGGATTTCACTTTTCTTTTTAAATTCTTCCCATGAAAATTCCCCATTGGC
It encodes the following:
- a CDS encoding FMN-binding glutamate synthase family protein, which produces MSLTDYLVIALFVFISLVIFVPVILFIYWYIKDDRQKQHSILRNFPVIGKVRYFAENVGPELRQYLFNNDTEGKPFSRKEYQDVVKAGKYKERLIGFGSIRNFDEEGFYIRNTLFPKLVDEMKVDNTRKINTRVYKVDGDNLFSRKEHSEEKLADPYYLRDEDAVVLGEKSCRQPFRVKGLVGQSAMSYGSLGEKAITALSKGLGLAGGTWMNTGEGGLSQYHLAGSPDIIMQIGPDMFGVRKANGEFSWEEFKKKSEIPEVKAFELKLAQGAKTRGGHVEGEKVTEEIASIRLVEVGKTINSPNRFYEFDNVPSMFDFIEELRSVGGKPVGMKIVVGDLDALENMISYMKESGKGPDFITVDGGEGGTGATYQELADSVGLPIQSALTVVDEMLREYGVRDRVKIIASGKLITPDKIAIALAMGADLVNIARGFMISVGCIMAGVCHTNHCPAGVATTDKKLQDGLIVEEKHYRVCNYVISLREGLYNLAAAAGIDNPTQFERKHIVHKDKFGRVSPIEDILHAAKRAQLQKEN